One Mycobacterium paraseoulense genomic window, TCGAGGACGTCCATCCCGGCGGCCCGGGCCTGGGCGCTCTGGATGTCGGGGTGCAGCTCGGCCCATTTCTCCGGCTGCGGCCCGATGAAGTATTCGACCAGCTCGGCCATGGTCGCGGGCCCGATCTGCTGGGCGAAGTAGGTGCCGCCGGGCCGCAGCACCCGGGCGATCTCAGGCCACCGCACCGCGACGGGGTGGCGGCTGGTCACCAGGTCGAACGCCGCGTCGGCGAACGGCAGCCGCGGCTCGTCCGCCGTGACCACGACCACCACGCCGCGGGGGTGTAGGCGTTGGGTCGCCAGGGCCGCGTTGGGCGGCCAGGACTCCGTCGCGGCCATCGTGGGCGGGAACCTTTCGGCGCCCGCGAGGACCTCGCCGCCGCCGGTGTCGATGTCGCAGGCGGCCGACGCGCCCGCCAGCCGGTGGCTCATCTGGCGCTGGTAGCCCCACGACGGGCGTTCCTCGGTGGC contains:
- a CDS encoding class I SAM-dependent methyltransferase, translated to MGRTFDELVAEADAAPVDGWDFSWLDGRATEERPSWGYQRQMSHRLAGASAACDIDTGGGEVLAGAERFPPTMAATESWPPNAALATQRLHPRGVVVVVTADEPRLPFADAAFDLVTSRHPVAVRWPEIARVLRPGGTYFAQQIGPATMAELVEYFIGPQPEKWAELHPDIQSAQARAAGMDVLDMRMERMRAEFFDIGAVIYFLRKVIWTVPDFTVDAYRERLRELHERIEADGPFVAHSTRLLVEARKPG